One stretch of Anguilla anguilla isolate fAngAng1 chromosome 5, fAngAng1.pri, whole genome shotgun sequence DNA includes these proteins:
- the LOC118227117 gene encoding transmembrane protein 271-like produces MKLSGKGLCAIVSSCLLFVCAVSAVAVGFKCISLGSEVKVHFHLGTAAGAFYSGLLVGLGQVLLGFSLLCCEGKPGRRNFFLLGILVFMLGILTAFSGAVVDGDTVSLVERKYSHYCLDSVDLDPICERLKHYQRSLIISTILNTLECLIGLINLVIIKRYKTAQFYRRRLSQRQSVGAILFNEEQDFTASEFQPVSYINLGVFHVFDEAGGEVQCGGHPSIELPGYSPTDPELNHSYPFSYPLPNELPPAYEDIFPGEASNK; encoded by the coding sequence ATGAAGTTGAGCGGGAAAGGACTGTGTGCCATCGTCTCCAGCTGCCTGCTCTTCGTTTGTGCCGTAAGCGCCGTGGCTGTCGGATTCAAATGCATTTCGCTGGGCTCAGAAgtgaaagtgcattttcacCTGGGAACGGCAGCCGGGGCGTTTTATTCTGGACTCCTGGTCGGTCTAGGGCAGGTCCTGCTCGGATTCTCCCTCCTCTGCTGCGAGGGGAAACCCGGGAGGCGGAATTTCTTCCTGCTCGGAATCTTAGTGTTCATGTTGGGAATTCTCACCGCTTTCTCGGGCGCCGTGGTGGATGGAGACACCGTGTCGCTGGTAGAACGGAAGTATTCACACTACTGCCTAGACTCTGTGGATTTAGACCCCATCTGCGAACGGCTGAAGCATTATCAGCGGAGTCTGATCATATCTACAATCCTCAACACTTTGGAATGCCTAATTGGGCTTATTAACTTAGTGATCATCAAGAGGTATAAAACGGCGCAGTTCTACCGGAGAAGACTGTCTCAGAGGCAAAGCGTTGGGGCTATTCTTTTCAACGAGGAACAAGACTTTACCGCGTCGGAATTCCAGCCGGTTTCTTACATTAACTTGGGGGTATTTCATGTGTTCGACGAGGCCGGCGGGGAAGTACAATGTGGGGGTCATCCCTCGATCGAACTACCGGGATATTCACCCACTGATCCAGAACTAAACCATTCATACCCCTTTTCGTACCCTCTTCCAAATGAGCTACCACCCGCGTACGAGGACATTTTCCCCGGAGAAGCGAGCAACAAATAG